A single Dunckerocampus dactyliophorus isolate RoL2022-P2 chromosome 2, RoL_Ddac_1.1, whole genome shotgun sequence DNA region contains:
- the eif2ak1 gene encoding eukaryotic translation initiation factor 2-alpha kinase 1 isoform X2 → MYSLTSANRLLRSEECSSTSNSKLLVSRNRLLKPIRNHDYSLPSLASKEDDEVEFDTSDTDNHHEVLMAGRRYPSVQEFASAIPNHLLLGSLLEHLCFLYESNPARSRLLFKVIGQRLAAMNLLSPLAISDEFSTVRLQHNRAFTELLHAASSSLYPQEQQCLSVNMHKPAVRLKEGLFQAQTSRYLSEFEEIGRIGKGSYGNVYKVVNKLDGQCYAVKKILIKKVSKDDCMKVLREVKVLSSLQHVNVVGYHTAWMEHVQPAAYAEPPLPAMASLDLLGQNCDEDPDSSSSSFSVVFQSLSQPQADAASSALLVPSDGPPVKDLALTQEKGQGVCLNTRRRIPDNYVPCVFLGQQAPIKTSKCPAVGWDTSGLLEEESSRSSLELNNNSCVEKECEQWDEQRTRPSKEVHFHLMLYIQMQLCERSLKDWMTERNSKPKENQALRYPYGCVDAQQTFSLLRKILEGVEYIHSQGIMHRDLKPRNIFLHGHECHVRIGDFGLACSGLILDSHECATSPNESPHTTGVGTFVYASPEQLKSSHYDSKSDMYSIGVLALELFQPFGTEMERVRTLGDLREGKIPDSFSDQWPVLTKYILELTSREPSIRPTASQLLQSELFSDKDVVIYGLQKKVEEQEEEILHLRKQICRLQSAQNSELQNT, encoded by the exons CTTCTGACACTGACAACCACCATGAAGTGCTGATGGCGGGCAGACGCTACCCGTCCGTCCAAGAGTTTGCCTCAGCGATCCCCAACCATCTCCTCCTGGGTTCTCTGCTGGAGCACCTGTGCTTCCTCTATGAGAGTAACCCAGCACGCTCGCGATTGTTGTTTAAAG TAATTGGCCAGCGCTTAGCTGCTATGAATCTTCTCTCACCATTGGCCATAAGCGACGAGTTCAGCACTGTCAGACTCCAACACAACCGGGCCTTCACTGAGCTGCTACATGCTGCTAGCTCCTCACTGTACCCACAG GAACAGCAATGTCTTAGCGTCAACATGCACAAACCTGCTGTAAG GCTGAAGGAAGGACTGTTTCAAGCACAGACGTCTCGTTATCTGAGCGAGTTTGAAGAAATTGGTAGAATTGGAAAAGGTTCTTACGGAAATGTTTATAAG GTGGTGAACAAACTGGATGGGCAGTGCTACGCCGTGAAGAAGATACTCATTAAAAAAGTCTCAAAGGATGATTGCATGAAG GTCTTGAGGGAAGTGAAAGTGTTGTCAAGTTTGCAGCATGTCAATGTTGTTGGCTATCACACAGCGTGGATGGAGCATGTGCAGCCCGCAGCAT ATGCAGAACCTCCCCTTCCTGCAATGGCTTCACTTGACCTGTTAGGCCAAAA CTGTGATGAGGACCCTGACAGCAGCAGCTCAAGCTTCTCCGTAGTTTTCCAAAGCCTCAGCCAGCCACAGGCAGATGCCGCTTCGAGTGCGCTGCTGGTGCCAAGTGATGGCCCACCTGTCAAAGACTTGGCACTGACACAGGAGAAAGGTCAGGGGGTGTGTCTGAACACAAGGCGACGTATCCCCGACAACTATGTGCCTTGTGTCTTCCTGGGACAGCAAGCCCCTATTAAAACCTCCAAGTGCCCCGCTGTTGGTTGGGACACGTCAGGACTATTGGAGGAGGAATCCAGCAGGAGCAGCCTAGAGCTCAACAACAACTCTTGTGTTGAAAAGGAGTGTGAGCAGTGGGACGAACAACGCACGAGACCGTCTAAAGAA GTCCACTTCCACCTGATGCTCTACATCCAAATGCAGCTATGTGAGCGCTCACTCAAGGACTGGATGACTGAGAGGAATTCCAAGCCCAAAGAGAATCAAGCATTAAGAT ATCCGTATGGATGTGTGGATGCTCAGCAAACTTTCAGTCTGCTAAGAAAGATACTTGAAGGAGTGGAGTACATTCATTCCCAGGGAATCATGCACAGAGACTTGAAG CCAAGGAACATTTTCCTCCATGGCCATGAATGTCATGTTCGCATTGGCGACTTTGGTTTGGCATGCAGTGGTTTAATACTAGATAGCCATGAATGTGCCACCTCTCCCAACG AGTCTCCACACACTACTGGTGTTGGTACTTTTGTTTATGCTTCTCCAGAGCAACTCAAGAGTTCTCACTATGATTCAAAg TCGGACATGTACAGCATTGGGGTGCTTGCTCTTGAGCTTTTCCAGCCCTTTGGAACAGAGATGGAGCGAGTCCGGACTCTTGGGGACCTGAGGGAGGGAAAAATCCCAGACTCCTTCAGTGACCAATGGCCAGTCCTGACCAAGTACATCTTGGAGCTGACTAGCAGAGAGCCCAGCATACGGCCCACGGCCAGCCAGCTTCTACAGAGTGAACTCTTCTCCGATAAAGATGTG GTGATCTATGGTTTGCAGAAAAAGGTTGAAGAACAAGAGGAAGAAATCCTACATCTGAGGAAACAAATATGTCGGCTCCAAAGTGCACAAAACTCAGAGTTGCAAAACACCTAA
- the eif2ak1 gene encoding eukaryotic translation initiation factor 2-alpha kinase 1 isoform X1, whose protein sequence is MYSLTSANRLLRSEECSSTSNSKLLVSRNRLLKPIRNHDYSLPSLASKEDDEVEFDTSDTDNHHEVLMAGRRYPSVQEFASAIPNHLLLGSLLEHLCFLYESNPARSRLLFKVIGQRLAAMNLLSPLAISDEFSTVRLQHNRAFTELLHAASSSLYPQEQQCLSVNMHKPAVRLKEGLFQAQTSRYLSEFEEIGRIGKGSYGNVYKVVNKLDGQCYAVKKILIKKVSKDDCMKVLREVKVLSSLQHVNVVGYHTAWMEHVQPAAYAEPPLPAMASLDLLGQNCDEDPDSSSSSFSVVFQSLSQPQADAASSALLVPSDGPPVKDLALTQEKGQGVCLNTRRRIPDNYVPCVFLGQQAPIKTSKCPAVGWDTSGLLEEESSRSSLELNNNSCVEKECEQWDEQRTRPSKEVHFHLMLYIQMQLCERSLKDWMTERNSKPKENQALRYPYGCVDAQQTFSLLRKILEGVEYIHSQGIMHRDLKPRNIFLHGHECHVRIGDFGLACSGLILDSHECATSPNGESPHTTGVGTFVYASPEQLKSSHYDSKSDMYSIGVLALELFQPFGTEMERVRTLGDLREGKIPDSFSDQWPVLTKYILELTSREPSIRPTASQLLQSELFSDKDVVIYGLQKKVEEQEEEILHLRKQICRLQSAQNSELQNT, encoded by the exons CTTCTGACACTGACAACCACCATGAAGTGCTGATGGCGGGCAGACGCTACCCGTCCGTCCAAGAGTTTGCCTCAGCGATCCCCAACCATCTCCTCCTGGGTTCTCTGCTGGAGCACCTGTGCTTCCTCTATGAGAGTAACCCAGCACGCTCGCGATTGTTGTTTAAAG TAATTGGCCAGCGCTTAGCTGCTATGAATCTTCTCTCACCATTGGCCATAAGCGACGAGTTCAGCACTGTCAGACTCCAACACAACCGGGCCTTCACTGAGCTGCTACATGCTGCTAGCTCCTCACTGTACCCACAG GAACAGCAATGTCTTAGCGTCAACATGCACAAACCTGCTGTAAG GCTGAAGGAAGGACTGTTTCAAGCACAGACGTCTCGTTATCTGAGCGAGTTTGAAGAAATTGGTAGAATTGGAAAAGGTTCTTACGGAAATGTTTATAAG GTGGTGAACAAACTGGATGGGCAGTGCTACGCCGTGAAGAAGATACTCATTAAAAAAGTCTCAAAGGATGATTGCATGAAG GTCTTGAGGGAAGTGAAAGTGTTGTCAAGTTTGCAGCATGTCAATGTTGTTGGCTATCACACAGCGTGGATGGAGCATGTGCAGCCCGCAGCAT ATGCAGAACCTCCCCTTCCTGCAATGGCTTCACTTGACCTGTTAGGCCAAAA CTGTGATGAGGACCCTGACAGCAGCAGCTCAAGCTTCTCCGTAGTTTTCCAAAGCCTCAGCCAGCCACAGGCAGATGCCGCTTCGAGTGCGCTGCTGGTGCCAAGTGATGGCCCACCTGTCAAAGACTTGGCACTGACACAGGAGAAAGGTCAGGGGGTGTGTCTGAACACAAGGCGACGTATCCCCGACAACTATGTGCCTTGTGTCTTCCTGGGACAGCAAGCCCCTATTAAAACCTCCAAGTGCCCCGCTGTTGGTTGGGACACGTCAGGACTATTGGAGGAGGAATCCAGCAGGAGCAGCCTAGAGCTCAACAACAACTCTTGTGTTGAAAAGGAGTGTGAGCAGTGGGACGAACAACGCACGAGACCGTCTAAAGAA GTCCACTTCCACCTGATGCTCTACATCCAAATGCAGCTATGTGAGCGCTCACTCAAGGACTGGATGACTGAGAGGAATTCCAAGCCCAAAGAGAATCAAGCATTAAGAT ATCCGTATGGATGTGTGGATGCTCAGCAAACTTTCAGTCTGCTAAGAAAGATACTTGAAGGAGTGGAGTACATTCATTCCCAGGGAATCATGCACAGAGACTTGAAG CCAAGGAACATTTTCCTCCATGGCCATGAATGTCATGTTCGCATTGGCGACTTTGGTTTGGCATGCAGTGGTTTAATACTAGATAGCCATGAATGTGCCACCTCTCCCAACGGTG AGTCTCCACACACTACTGGTGTTGGTACTTTTGTTTATGCTTCTCCAGAGCAACTCAAGAGTTCTCACTATGATTCAAAg TCGGACATGTACAGCATTGGGGTGCTTGCTCTTGAGCTTTTCCAGCCCTTTGGAACAGAGATGGAGCGAGTCCGGACTCTTGGGGACCTGAGGGAGGGAAAAATCCCAGACTCCTTCAGTGACCAATGGCCAGTCCTGACCAAGTACATCTTGGAGCTGACTAGCAGAGAGCCCAGCATACGGCCCACGGCCAGCCAGCTTCTACAGAGTGAACTCTTCTCCGATAAAGATGTG GTGATCTATGGTTTGCAGAAAAAGGTTGAAGAACAAGAGGAAGAAATCCTACATCTGAGGAAACAAATATGTCGGCTCCAAAGTGCACAAAACTCAGAGTTGCAAAACACCTAA
- the eif2ak1 gene encoding eukaryotic translation initiation factor 2-alpha kinase 1 isoform X3 encodes MDQEEKRIVEIIAKVIEQASDTDNHHEVLMAGRRYPSVQEFASAIPNHLLLGSLLEHLCFLYESNPARSRLLFKVIGQRLAAMNLLSPLAISDEFSTVRLQHNRAFTELLHAASSSLYPQEQQCLSVNMHKPAVRLKEGLFQAQTSRYLSEFEEIGRIGKGSYGNVYKVVNKLDGQCYAVKKILIKKVSKDDCMKVLREVKVLSSLQHVNVVGYHTAWMEHVQPAAYAEPPLPAMASLDLLGQNCDEDPDSSSSSFSVVFQSLSQPQADAASSALLVPSDGPPVKDLALTQEKGQGVCLNTRRRIPDNYVPCVFLGQQAPIKTSKCPAVGWDTSGLLEEESSRSSLELNNNSCVEKECEQWDEQRTRPSKEVHFHLMLYIQMQLCERSLKDWMTERNSKPKENQALRYPYGCVDAQQTFSLLRKILEGVEYIHSQGIMHRDLKPRNIFLHGHECHVRIGDFGLACSGLILDSHECATSPNGESPHTTGVGTFVYASPEQLKSSHYDSKSDMYSIGVLALELFQPFGTEMERVRTLGDLREGKIPDSFSDQWPVLTKYILELTSREPSIRPTASQLLQSELFSDKDVVIYGLQKKVEEQEEEILHLRKQICRLQSAQNSELQNT; translated from the exons CTTCTGACACTGACAACCACCATGAAGTGCTGATGGCGGGCAGACGCTACCCGTCCGTCCAAGAGTTTGCCTCAGCGATCCCCAACCATCTCCTCCTGGGTTCTCTGCTGGAGCACCTGTGCTTCCTCTATGAGAGTAACCCAGCACGCTCGCGATTGTTGTTTAAAG TAATTGGCCAGCGCTTAGCTGCTATGAATCTTCTCTCACCATTGGCCATAAGCGACGAGTTCAGCACTGTCAGACTCCAACACAACCGGGCCTTCACTGAGCTGCTACATGCTGCTAGCTCCTCACTGTACCCACAG GAACAGCAATGTCTTAGCGTCAACATGCACAAACCTGCTGTAAG GCTGAAGGAAGGACTGTTTCAAGCACAGACGTCTCGTTATCTGAGCGAGTTTGAAGAAATTGGTAGAATTGGAAAAGGTTCTTACGGAAATGTTTATAAG GTGGTGAACAAACTGGATGGGCAGTGCTACGCCGTGAAGAAGATACTCATTAAAAAAGTCTCAAAGGATGATTGCATGAAG GTCTTGAGGGAAGTGAAAGTGTTGTCAAGTTTGCAGCATGTCAATGTTGTTGGCTATCACACAGCGTGGATGGAGCATGTGCAGCCCGCAGCAT ATGCAGAACCTCCCCTTCCTGCAATGGCTTCACTTGACCTGTTAGGCCAAAA CTGTGATGAGGACCCTGACAGCAGCAGCTCAAGCTTCTCCGTAGTTTTCCAAAGCCTCAGCCAGCCACAGGCAGATGCCGCTTCGAGTGCGCTGCTGGTGCCAAGTGATGGCCCACCTGTCAAAGACTTGGCACTGACACAGGAGAAAGGTCAGGGGGTGTGTCTGAACACAAGGCGACGTATCCCCGACAACTATGTGCCTTGTGTCTTCCTGGGACAGCAAGCCCCTATTAAAACCTCCAAGTGCCCCGCTGTTGGTTGGGACACGTCAGGACTATTGGAGGAGGAATCCAGCAGGAGCAGCCTAGAGCTCAACAACAACTCTTGTGTTGAAAAGGAGTGTGAGCAGTGGGACGAACAACGCACGAGACCGTCTAAAGAA GTCCACTTCCACCTGATGCTCTACATCCAAATGCAGCTATGTGAGCGCTCACTCAAGGACTGGATGACTGAGAGGAATTCCAAGCCCAAAGAGAATCAAGCATTAAGAT ATCCGTATGGATGTGTGGATGCTCAGCAAACTTTCAGTCTGCTAAGAAAGATACTTGAAGGAGTGGAGTACATTCATTCCCAGGGAATCATGCACAGAGACTTGAAG CCAAGGAACATTTTCCTCCATGGCCATGAATGTCATGTTCGCATTGGCGACTTTGGTTTGGCATGCAGTGGTTTAATACTAGATAGCCATGAATGTGCCACCTCTCCCAACGGTG AGTCTCCACACACTACTGGTGTTGGTACTTTTGTTTATGCTTCTCCAGAGCAACTCAAGAGTTCTCACTATGATTCAAAg TCGGACATGTACAGCATTGGGGTGCTTGCTCTTGAGCTTTTCCAGCCCTTTGGAACAGAGATGGAGCGAGTCCGGACTCTTGGGGACCTGAGGGAGGGAAAAATCCCAGACTCCTTCAGTGACCAATGGCCAGTCCTGACCAAGTACATCTTGGAGCTGACTAGCAGAGAGCCCAGCATACGGCCCACGGCCAGCCAGCTTCTACAGAGTGAACTCTTCTCCGATAAAGATGTG GTGATCTATGGTTTGCAGAAAAAGGTTGAAGAACAAGAGGAAGAAATCCTACATCTGAGGAAACAAATATGTCGGCTCCAAAGTGCACAAAACTCAGAGTTGCAAAACACCTAA